The window AAGCAATTCACCACACTGGGGGATAATATTATAGCCCTTGAAGTAAATGGCACCTTTGATGACTGCCAGCGCCTGGTAAAAGCCTGTTTCAGTGATGATCAGATCAGGGCTCAGAAACAGCTGAGCACGGCAAACTCTATCAATATTGCCCGGCTTTTGCCGCAGATGATTTATTACATGCATGCCGTATCCGTTCTGATTGCGGAAAAAGGGTCCGGCAACCCGATAGTCTGTTCCGTGCCAAGCGGCAATTTCGGCAATTTGACAGCCGGACTGATGGCACACAGGATGGGACTTCCGGTTGACCGTTTTGTCGCCGCAACAAATTGCAACCACGTTGTGCCGGACTATCTTGAGGAAGGAGAATTTATCCCCAAACCATCCATGCGCACCCTGTCCAACGCCATGGATGTCGGCAACCCCAGCAACTTCGACCGAATGCAGTCACTGTATAACCACGACCATGAAGCCATGTCGCGCGATATAAAAGGGGCGTGGTTCGATGATTTTCAGACACAGTCAGCCATTGTAGATATCTGGGTAAAGCACGGTTACCTGATGGATCCGCATACGGCTGTCGGCTACCTTGGCTGCCGGGAGTATCTGCAGGAGGGGGAGACCGGGCTTGTCCTTGCAACGGCGCATCCGGCCAAATTCCCGGAATCGATCGAAAAATTTGTGCCCGGCGCTCTGGAAACGCCGGAGCAGCTGAAGCGCCTGGCTGATCGGGACAAGAAATCCATCCCGGTTTCGGCCGGGATCGAATCCGTACGGGATGCCATCCTCCGGGTTGTTTAACTGCATTCTGTTATGCAGATAAAACTAAACACGTATAACATGCGTTTAGTTTTAGTAATATAGTGGACAAAATTTTCTAAACGGCTTTTAATTCTGTTAAAATGAGTAGAAAAGGACGCGTACTGGTGGCAATGAGCGGCGGAGTTGATTCTTCGGTTGCTGCCGTTATGCTCAGAGAGCAGGGCTATGAAGTGATCGGCATCACCATGAAAACATGGGATTATGCCCAAAGCGGAGGCAATTCAGACAAAGAAACCGGCTGCTGTACACTTGAGTCGATGAACGATGCCCGCCAGGTATCCATGCGCTTCGGATTCAACCACTTTATCGTTGATATCAGAGATGAGTTCGGAGACTGGGTGATCGACCGGTTCGTCGATGAATATATGCAGGGGCGCACCCCCAACCCGTGCGTTCTTTGCAATACCCACATTAAATGGGCCGCCCTGCTAAAGCGCGCGGACAAGCTGAACTGTGACTTCATCGCCACAGGACACTACGCAAATGTCCGCGAACAGGACGGGCAGTATGTCATATCCCGCGGAAAAGATGCGCACAAAGACCAGTCCTATGCGCTCTGGGGTGTAGACCAGAAACATCTTGCCCGGACAAGGTTTCCGCTAGGAAGTTATCACAAAAGTGAGATCCGCCGGTTTGCTGAAGAGTTTGAGCTTTTCAACGTAGCCAATAAAAAGGATTCGTACGAAATATGCTTTGTGCCGGATAACGACTACCGCCGGTTTCTCCGGGACCGTGTCGACGGGCTTGAAGAAAAAGTGGACGGCGGATTGTTTGTGGACCGCCGGGGCAATGTACTTGGCAAACACAAGGGATATCCATTTTATACCATCGGGCAGAGGAGGGGGTTGCATCTTGCGCTTGGAAAGCCAGTGTATGTAACTCATATTGATCCTGAAACCAATACCATTACGGTCGGAGAAGAATCCGAACTTGTAAACACCACCGCTGTTGTCCGCAATGTCGTAATGGGAAAATATGACCGCATCACCGAAGAGGAAATGCCGGTAAATGCCGCAATTCGATATAATGACAGGGGGGAGCCCGGCTTTCTGACGCAGAATGGTGAAGATGAAATTACTGTACGGTTCCCGGAAGGGCGTTCTGCCATCACTCCCGGCCAGGCCCTTGTTGCATACGAAGGTGACGATGTACTGGCAGGCGGATGGATTCATAAGGCTACCGAACCTGTTTTCAATGACATAATTGAATCGCAATGAAAAAAAACACCACTTCTCCTGTTTTATCCGGTAACCGTTTGCCCGTTTCCGCAAGGGGCAGCATGTTCAACCTTCTTATGATCCTGATCGTCACCGGGGCGTTCACATTTTCTTTTCTGAAACCGGCTCAGGCAGAGTCGGCATCAGACGAGGCCGCTTTCCAGGGCAAGGTCACCCTGGCCCGGTACAGTGTGGATGCCGCCGGAGAACGGGAGATCAAATCGCGCACACCGCTGATCGTTCATCCCGATTACATCCTTCTGGAGCAGTCTGATGGCTCCTCCGTGGATCTGCTCGGCAATGTACAGGCTTCGGGCATCATTGTAAGACAAAAACAGGAAGATTTCGTATTTCTCACAACAGACCGCAATGCCGTGGTCATGAACAAGCAGGAACTGCAGCAGATGATTAATATGCTGGACTCCATGAGAGGAAACAACAATCAGTCACGCAGTGAAGCCGATGACATTAAGCTCGAACCTACCGGCGAGCAGAAAGAACTTGACGGCTATACTGTGAAAAAATGGAAACTGATTCCCGACGGAGGTGTGGCAGAATGGCACATATGGGTGACCGATGAGCTGGTGATCCCCTGGGGTTTGCTGGCGGAAAACTGGCTGACCCGAAGAACACTGTTTTCCGGCCTTCCAGTCGAAGAATGGCTGGAGGAAAAAAAACTGCCGCTGCAGGCAGAGTTCTGGAATGGCGGCAAACTTGCCGAAGTGATAAAAATAGAGGATATTGAGCACGAAAGTATTGATCATACCCGCTTTCAGATACCTGACGGGTATAAGCAAATTAACTTTCAGCAGATGCTTTTTGACCGGATGAGAAACCGGTAGGTACATCGACACCCATTGAATAATATTGATTTACAGCAGATGTCATCCATGAACAAGTACATCCGAATGCTGCTGCTCCTGATATTTTTCGCCTTTTATTCAGGATGCGGCACTACTGAGTATACATACGAATCCGTCGAAGATGATGATGTTCATATTTATTATGACATCGATGAAGATATTGAAGATGATGAGGCCATGAGTGCATTCATCCGTCCGTATGTCCGCGAACTGGAAAAGACGATGAACCG is drawn from Natronogracilivirga saccharolytica and contains these coding sequences:
- the thrC gene encoding threonine synthase; protein product: MRLHSTSDNKVTADFRTAVKQGLAPDGGLYMPDSLPVLPDTFWVDAGKKDIASVAQHVFDTLLKDDFSDAERKEIVDRAFTFDAPVVSLDDTFHILELFHGPTLAFKDFGARTMAAILSVIAEKEGEKLTIVTATSGDTGAAVAHGFHKTPGVEVFVLYPRGQVSPLQEKQFTTLGDNIIALEVNGTFDDCQRLVKACFSDDQIRAQKQLSTANSINIARLLPQMIYYMHAVSVLIAEKGSGNPIVCSVPSGNFGNLTAGLMAHRMGLPVDRFVAATNCNHVVPDYLEEGEFIPKPSMRTLSNAMDVGNPSNFDRMQSLYNHDHEAMSRDIKGAWFDDFQTQSAIVDIWVKHGYLMDPHTAVGYLGCREYLQEGETGLVLATAHPAKFPESIEKFVPGALETPEQLKRLADRDKKSIPVSAGIESVRDAILRVV
- the mnmA gene encoding tRNA 2-thiouridine(34) synthase MnmA produces the protein MSRKGRVLVAMSGGVDSSVAAVMLREQGYEVIGITMKTWDYAQSGGNSDKETGCCTLESMNDARQVSMRFGFNHFIVDIRDEFGDWVIDRFVDEYMQGRTPNPCVLCNTHIKWAALLKRADKLNCDFIATGHYANVREQDGQYVISRGKDAHKDQSYALWGVDQKHLARTRFPLGSYHKSEIRRFAEEFELFNVANKKDSYEICFVPDNDYRRFLRDRVDGLEEKVDGGLFVDRRGNVLGKHKGYPFYTIGQRRGLHLALGKPVYVTHIDPETNTITVGEESELVNTTAVVRNVVMGKYDRITEEEMPVNAAIRYNDRGEPGFLTQNGEDEITVRFPEGRSAITPGQALVAYEGDDVLAGGWIHKATEPVFNDIIESQ
- a CDS encoding DUF4412 domain-containing protein, whose translation is MKKNTTSPVLSGNRLPVSARGSMFNLLMILIVTGAFTFSFLKPAQAESASDEAAFQGKVTLARYSVDAAGEREIKSRTPLIVHPDYILLEQSDGSSVDLLGNVQASGIIVRQKQEDFVFLTTDRNAVVMNKQELQQMINMLDSMRGNNNQSRSEADDIKLEPTGEQKELDGYTVKKWKLIPDGGVAEWHIWVTDELVIPWGLLAENWLTRRTLFSGLPVEEWLEEKKLPLQAEFWNGGKLAEVIKIEDIEHESIDHTRFQIPDGYKQINFQQMLFDRMRNR